From Bradysia coprophila strain Holo2 chromosome IV unlocalized genomic scaffold, BU_Bcop_v1 contig_5, whole genome shotgun sequence, one genomic window encodes:
- the LOC119071878 gene encoding membrane-bound transcription factor site-1 protease-like isoform X1 codes for MRLVFMCSVKSVLVLFLLISIGSGSENRQTYNETAESNSDCCNSTTHRIEVGFTTQIIQNEYIVAFNGYHKAAVRENYLKSALNGSSIVNWKVLPRINPASDYPSDFDVVLLEETEPNTGLVLLKKHFSVKSVTPHRMVHRTLKYVPISKDEEVSDTQPEDVDDFEAEKLLQDLKAKLNPKADDDSDDEILSTDCTGTNCRVSHFRRGLAETENDPSVNSTKENSYQQSPGRHTNRRLLRAIPRQITSMLKADGLWGIGVTGKGIKVAVFDTGLAKNHPHFKRVKERTNWTNEKSLDDGVSHGTFVAGVIGSSKECLGFAPDAELHIYRVFTNNQVSYTSWFLDAFNYAILKKIHVLNLSIGGPDFLDHPFVDKVLELTANKVIMISAIGNDGPLYGTLNNPGDQSDVIGVGGMNFEETIAKFSSRGMTTWELPNGYGRLKPDIVTYGSQVKGSNVKGGCRSLSGTSVASPVVAGAVTLIASGAIDKIDLINPSSMKQALIEGATRLSENNMFEQGHGKLNILKSMRILFEYVPKVTLSPSYLDFTEDYMWPYNTQSLYYTSTPVIANVTILNGMGVTGKLVNTPTWHPYTTQHGNLLNISITYGEVLWPWSGWMGIHISVNENGETFEGLAQGHITLTVQSPPGPNESEPRNSTASFPIRVKIIARPPRHKRILWDQFHSLRYPPGYLPRDNLKIKSDPLDWRADHIHTNFKDMYTHLRNAGYYVEVLGSPYTCFNASLYGTLLVVDPEDEFFPEEIAKIKNDILEHELSVIVFADWYNTSVMRKIKFYDENTRQWWMPETGGSNVPALNELLREFGIALGESVLEGYFDMGSHGMYYASGTSLIRFPKIDGAIIIERDLHDQGLELLQSSDKSKAKERYPILGMLQTNKSLLNSHNFVESSFDPSNEHLSDTYKDLESNHIEKNPIINKRILLNDNGDTNENLLRFDIPDENVAAEEDENFVHQPQFLNSEELKRVNNSEQIDLTDGVLFSAAAAKKKEHLNAKRRQKEGRIVVYGDSNCLDSTHLEKPCFWLLDAMLEFTMTSHVSGLLSDLNRASKIHFRDDVPLPSRLPNNNLHLYSKVLDNQNGNKKRPVPMCPVHNWEQPVFLNITAPVDLQYQSRFDDPENGVPLGRKLESQKAILNADEQITLPINNWRGNQKPIDTFYMDNDSLPKNDQVSLLSIVCLLIMTGIVCILFLRWYRRTSRSRRRNFIFNFLGI; via the exons ATGCGATTGGTGTTTATGTGCTCAGTCAAATCGGTtctcgttttgtttttgttaatttccATCGGTTCGGGATCAGAAAATCGCCAAACTTACAATGAAACCGCCGAATCGAACAGTGACTGTTGCAATTCAACAACACATCGAATTGAAGTTGGATTCACCACCCAGATTATCCAAAATGAGTACATCGTAGCGTTCAATGGATACCATAAGGCGGCCGTTCGGGAAAATTATCTCAAATCAGCCCTGAACGGCTCGAGTATCGTGAATTGGAAAGTGCTACCGCGTATCAATCCAGCAAGTGACTATCCCAGTGACTTTGACGTTGTTTTGTTGGAAGAAACTGAACCAAACACCGGATtggtcttgctgaagaaacatttttccgtAAAGAGCGTCACACCTCATCGTATGGTTCATCGGACTCTTAAATATGTTCCAATATCCAAAGATGAAGAAGTGTCTGACACCCAACCGGAAGATGTTGACGACTTTGAGGCGGAGAAACTGCTACAGGACCTGAAAGCTAAACTAAATCCGAAAGCTGACGATGATTCAGACGACGAAATATTATCCACAGACTGTACTGGAACCAATTGCCGCGTCAGCCACTTCCGAAGAGGTCTAGCAGAAACCGAAAATGATCCCAGTGTGAACAGCACAAAGGAAAATAGTTACCAGCAATCGCCTGGTCGACATACGAATCGTCGATTATTGCGAGCGATTCCACGTCAAATTACATCAATGCTGAAAGCAGACGGATTGTGGGGAATCGGCGTTACTGGCAAGGGTATCAAAGTCGCAGTATTTGACACCGGTCTGGCTAAAAATCATCCTCATTTCAAAAGAGTCAAAGAGCGCACGAATTGGACTAACGAAAAATCTCTGGACGATGGTGTAAGCCATGGAACATTTGTGGCTGGTGTTATCGGATCATCCAAGGAATGTCTTGGATTTGCTCCGGACGCTGAGCTTCACATTTATCGCGTGTTTACGAACAATCAAGTTTCGTATACGTCGTGGTTTCTGGATGCCTTCAACTACGccattttgaagaaaattcatgtgCTTAATCTGAGCATTGGTGGCCCGGATTTTTTAGATCATCCGTTCGTCGATAAAGTCCTAGAATTGACAGCCAACAAAGTCATAATGATCTCTGCCATTGGAAACGACGGTCCATTGTACGGTACGCTGAACAATCCAGGCGATCAAAGTGATGTTATTGGTGTCGGTGGAATGAATTTCGAAGAAACCATCGCCAAATTCAGTTCCAGAGGGATGACAACGTGGGAATTGCCGAAT GGCTACGGTCGTTTGAAACCAGACATTGTAACGTATGGCAGTCAAGTGAAAGGAAGTAATGTCAAAGGAGGCTGCCGATCATTGTCTGGTACATCAGTTGCATCCCCAGTTGTAGCTGGTGCAGTGACACTAATAGCTAGTGGTGCTATAGAcaaaat TGACCTAATCAATCCGTCATCAATGAAACAGGCGCTGATTGAGGGAGCAACGCGACTAAGCGAAAACAATATGTTCGAACAAGGACATggaaaattgaacattttgaaaagCATGAGAATCCTGTTCGAATACGTTCCGAAGGTGACGCTGAGTCCGTCGTATTTAGATTTTACGGAAGATTATATGTGGCCATATAACACGCAATCATTGTATTACACAAGCACACCGGTCATCGCGAACGTAACCATTTTAAATGGAATGGGTGTGACTGGCaaattg GTGAATACTCCTACTTGGCATCCATACACAACACAGCATGGCAATTTGCTGAACATTTCGATCACATACGGTGAAGTATTATGGCCTTGGTCGGGTTGGATGGGAATTCATATTT CTGTCAATGAAAATGGTGAAACATTCGAGGGACTGGCTCAAGGTCACATAACTCTAACAGTCCAAAGTCCTCCAGGTCCGAACGAATCCGAACCACGTAACAGCACTGCTAGCTTTCCGATTCGTGTCAAAATAATAGCCAGACCGCCGCGTCACAAACG AATTCTGTGGGATCAATTTCACAGTCTTCGATATCCACCGGGATATTTGCCCAGAGACAATCTAAAAATCAAATCGGATCCGCTGGATTGGCGAGCCGATCATATACACACGAATTTTAAGGACATGTACACGCACTTGCGTAATGCTGGCTACTATGTTGAAGTATTGGGTAGTCCATACACGTGTTTTAATGCATCATTGTATGGGACGTTGTTGGTTGTGGATCCGGAAGATGAATTCTTTCCGGAAGAGATCGCCAAAATCAAAAACGACATTTTGGAGCACGAATTGAGTGTGATTGTGTTTGCCGATTGGTACAACACCAGTGTGATGAGGAAGATCAAATTCTATGACGAGAACACGAGGCAATG GTGGATGCCTGAGACCGGCGGCTCAAATGTACCAG CACTAAACGAACTGTTACGTGAATTCGGTATTGCGCTAGGCGAATCTGTCTTGGAGGGATATTTTGACATGGGTTCGCATGGTATGTACTACGCAAGTGGCACCTCATTAATTCGGTTCCCGAAAATTGATGGTGCAATTATTATCGAACGCGATCTGCACGATCAAGGCCTTGAA cTGTTGCAGAGTTCGGATAAATCAAAGGCCAAGGAGCGTTATCCAATACTTGGGATGCTGCAAACCAACAAATCATTGCTGAACAGTCACAATTTTGTCGAGTCAAGTTTTGACCCGAGCAACGAACACCTTAGTGACACCTACAAAGACCTGGAATCCAATCACATCGAGAAGAATCCCATAATCAACAAACGAATTTTGCTCAATGACAATGGTGACACAAACGAAAATCTTCTGAGATTCGATATACCCGACGAAAATGTCGCGGCTGAGGAGGATGAAAATTTCGTGCATCAACCGCAGTTTTTGAACAGTGAAGAACTGAAGCGGGTCAATAATTCCGAGCAAATTGACTTGACTGACGGTGTTCTGTTTTCGGCCGCCGCTGCCAAGAAGAAAGAACATTTGAATGCCAAACGGAGACAGAAAGAAGGTCGAATCGTTGTGTACGGTGACTCAAACTGTTTGGACTCAACACATTTAGAAAAACCGTGTTTCTGGCTATTGGATGCTATGCTTGAGTTTACCATGACCTCACATGTTTCTGGATTGTTAAGCGATTTGAATCGAGCCagcaaaattcatttcagaGATG aCGTACCACTACCATCACGATTGCCCAACAACAATCTTCATCTGTATTCCAAAGTGCTGGACAATCAGAACGGCAATAAAAAGCGGCCCGTTCCGATGTGTCCGGTGCACAATTGGGAACAGCCAGTATTTCTGAACATTACCGCGCCCGTTGATTTACAGTATCAAAGTAGGTTCGACGATCCGGAGAACGGTGTCCCGTTGGGACGCAAACTCGAAAGTCAAAAAG CAATACTAAATGCCGACGAACAGATAACCTTGCCGATCAACAATTGGCGTGGCAATCAGAAACCAATCGACACATTTTACATGGACAACGATTCGCTACCGAAAAACGATCAGGTCTCACTTCTATCCATTGTTTGTTTGCTGATCATGACCGGCattgtttgcattttatttttgcgcTGGTACCGTCGAACGTCAAGATCGCGGcgacgaaatttcatttttaattttctgggAATCTAA
- the LOC119071878 gene encoding membrane-bound transcription factor site-1 protease-like isoform X3: MRLVFMCSVKSVLVLFLLISIGSGSENRQTYNETAESNSDCCNSTTHRIEVGFTTQIIQNEYIVAFNGYHKAAVRENYLKSALNGSSIVNWKVLPRINPASDYPSDFDVVLLEETEPNTGLVLLKKHFSVKSVTPHRMVHRTLKYVPISKDEEVSDTQPEDVDDFEAEKLLQDLKAKLNPKADDDSDDEILSTDCTGTNCRVSHFRRGLAETENDPSVNSTKENSYQQSPGRHTNRRLLRAIPRQITSMLKADGLWGIGVTGKGIKVAVFDTGLAKNHPHFKRVKERTNWTNEKSLDDGVSHGTFVAGVIGSSKECLGFAPDAELHIYRVFTNNQVSYTSWFLDAFNYAILKKIHVLNLSIGGPDFLDHPFVDKVLELTANKVIMISAIGNDGPLYGTLNNPGDQSDVIGVGGMNFEETIAKFSSRGMTTWELPNGYGRLKPDIVTYGSQVKGSNVKGGCRSLSGTSVASPVVAGAVTLIASGAIDKIDLINPSSMKQALIEGATRLSENNMFEQGHGKLNILKSMRILFEYVPKVTLSPSYLDFTEDYMWPYNTQSLYYTSTPVIANVTILNGMGVTGKLVNTPTWHPYTTQHGNLLNISITYGEVLWPWSGWMGIHISVNENGETFEGLAQGHITLTVQSPPGPNESEPRNSTASFPIRVKIIARPPRHKRILWDQFHSLRYPPGYLPRDNLKIKSDPLDWRADHIHTNFKDMYTHLRNAGYYVEVLGSPYTCFNASLYGTLLVVDPEDEFFPEEIAKIKNDILEHELSVIVFADWYNTSVMRKIKFYDENTRQWWMPETGGSNVPALNELLREFGIALGESVLEGYFDMGSHGMYYASGTSLIRFPKIDGAIIIERDLHDQGLELLQSSDKSKAKERYPILGMLQTNKSLLNSHNFVESSFDPSNEHLSDTYKDLESNHIEKNPIINKRILLNDNGDTNENLLRFDIPDENVAAEEDENFVHQPQFLNSEELKRVNNSEQIDLTDGVLFSAAAAKKKEHLNAKRRQKEGRIVVYGDSNCLDSTHLEKPCFWLLDAMLEFTMTSHVSGLLSDLNRASKIHFRDDVPLPSRLPNNNLHLYSKVLDNQNGNKKRPVPMCPVHNWEQPVFLNITAPVDLQYQSRFDDPENGVPLGRKLESQKGEQY, translated from the exons ATGCGATTGGTGTTTATGTGCTCAGTCAAATCGGTtctcgttttgtttttgttaatttccATCGGTTCGGGATCAGAAAATCGCCAAACTTACAATGAAACCGCCGAATCGAACAGTGACTGTTGCAATTCAACAACACATCGAATTGAAGTTGGATTCACCACCCAGATTATCCAAAATGAGTACATCGTAGCGTTCAATGGATACCATAAGGCGGCCGTTCGGGAAAATTATCTCAAATCAGCCCTGAACGGCTCGAGTATCGTGAATTGGAAAGTGCTACCGCGTATCAATCCAGCAAGTGACTATCCCAGTGACTTTGACGTTGTTTTGTTGGAAGAAACTGAACCAAACACCGGATtggtcttgctgaagaaacatttttccgtAAAGAGCGTCACACCTCATCGTATGGTTCATCGGACTCTTAAATATGTTCCAATATCCAAAGATGAAGAAGTGTCTGACACCCAACCGGAAGATGTTGACGACTTTGAGGCGGAGAAACTGCTACAGGACCTGAAAGCTAAACTAAATCCGAAAGCTGACGATGATTCAGACGACGAAATATTATCCACAGACTGTACTGGAACCAATTGCCGCGTCAGCCACTTCCGAAGAGGTCTAGCAGAAACCGAAAATGATCCCAGTGTGAACAGCACAAAGGAAAATAGTTACCAGCAATCGCCTGGTCGACATACGAATCGTCGATTATTGCGAGCGATTCCACGTCAAATTACATCAATGCTGAAAGCAGACGGATTGTGGGGAATCGGCGTTACTGGCAAGGGTATCAAAGTCGCAGTATTTGACACCGGTCTGGCTAAAAATCATCCTCATTTCAAAAGAGTCAAAGAGCGCACGAATTGGACTAACGAAAAATCTCTGGACGATGGTGTAAGCCATGGAACATTTGTGGCTGGTGTTATCGGATCATCCAAGGAATGTCTTGGATTTGCTCCGGACGCTGAGCTTCACATTTATCGCGTGTTTACGAACAATCAAGTTTCGTATACGTCGTGGTTTCTGGATGCCTTCAACTACGccattttgaagaaaattcatgtgCTTAATCTGAGCATTGGTGGCCCGGATTTTTTAGATCATCCGTTCGTCGATAAAGTCCTAGAATTGACAGCCAACAAAGTCATAATGATCTCTGCCATTGGAAACGACGGTCCATTGTACGGTACGCTGAACAATCCAGGCGATCAAAGTGATGTTATTGGTGTCGGTGGAATGAATTTCGAAGAAACCATCGCCAAATTCAGTTCCAGAGGGATGACAACGTGGGAATTGCCGAAT GGCTACGGTCGTTTGAAACCAGACATTGTAACGTATGGCAGTCAAGTGAAAGGAAGTAATGTCAAAGGAGGCTGCCGATCATTGTCTGGTACATCAGTTGCATCCCCAGTTGTAGCTGGTGCAGTGACACTAATAGCTAGTGGTGCTATAGAcaaaat TGACCTAATCAATCCGTCATCAATGAAACAGGCGCTGATTGAGGGAGCAACGCGACTAAGCGAAAACAATATGTTCGAACAAGGACATggaaaattgaacattttgaaaagCATGAGAATCCTGTTCGAATACGTTCCGAAGGTGACGCTGAGTCCGTCGTATTTAGATTTTACGGAAGATTATATGTGGCCATATAACACGCAATCATTGTATTACACAAGCACACCGGTCATCGCGAACGTAACCATTTTAAATGGAATGGGTGTGACTGGCaaattg GTGAATACTCCTACTTGGCATCCATACACAACACAGCATGGCAATTTGCTGAACATTTCGATCACATACGGTGAAGTATTATGGCCTTGGTCGGGTTGGATGGGAATTCATATTT CTGTCAATGAAAATGGTGAAACATTCGAGGGACTGGCTCAAGGTCACATAACTCTAACAGTCCAAAGTCCTCCAGGTCCGAACGAATCCGAACCACGTAACAGCACTGCTAGCTTTCCGATTCGTGTCAAAATAATAGCCAGACCGCCGCGTCACAAACG AATTCTGTGGGATCAATTTCACAGTCTTCGATATCCACCGGGATATTTGCCCAGAGACAATCTAAAAATCAAATCGGATCCGCTGGATTGGCGAGCCGATCATATACACACGAATTTTAAGGACATGTACACGCACTTGCGTAATGCTGGCTACTATGTTGAAGTATTGGGTAGTCCATACACGTGTTTTAATGCATCATTGTATGGGACGTTGTTGGTTGTGGATCCGGAAGATGAATTCTTTCCGGAAGAGATCGCCAAAATCAAAAACGACATTTTGGAGCACGAATTGAGTGTGATTGTGTTTGCCGATTGGTACAACACCAGTGTGATGAGGAAGATCAAATTCTATGACGAGAACACGAGGCAATG GTGGATGCCTGAGACCGGCGGCTCAAATGTACCAG CACTAAACGAACTGTTACGTGAATTCGGTATTGCGCTAGGCGAATCTGTCTTGGAGGGATATTTTGACATGGGTTCGCATGGTATGTACTACGCAAGTGGCACCTCATTAATTCGGTTCCCGAAAATTGATGGTGCAATTATTATCGAACGCGATCTGCACGATCAAGGCCTTGAA cTGTTGCAGAGTTCGGATAAATCAAAGGCCAAGGAGCGTTATCCAATACTTGGGATGCTGCAAACCAACAAATCATTGCTGAACAGTCACAATTTTGTCGAGTCAAGTTTTGACCCGAGCAACGAACACCTTAGTGACACCTACAAAGACCTGGAATCCAATCACATCGAGAAGAATCCCATAATCAACAAACGAATTTTGCTCAATGACAATGGTGACACAAACGAAAATCTTCTGAGATTCGATATACCCGACGAAAATGTCGCGGCTGAGGAGGATGAAAATTTCGTGCATCAACCGCAGTTTTTGAACAGTGAAGAACTGAAGCGGGTCAATAATTCCGAGCAAATTGACTTGACTGACGGTGTTCTGTTTTCGGCCGCCGCTGCCAAGAAGAAAGAACATTTGAATGCCAAACGGAGACAGAAAGAAGGTCGAATCGTTGTGTACGGTGACTCAAACTGTTTGGACTCAACACATTTAGAAAAACCGTGTTTCTGGCTATTGGATGCTATGCTTGAGTTTACCATGACCTCACATGTTTCTGGATTGTTAAGCGATTTGAATCGAGCCagcaaaattcatttcagaGATG aCGTACCACTACCATCACGATTGCCCAACAACAATCTTCATCTGTATTCCAAAGTGCTGGACAATCAGAACGGCAATAAAAAGCGGCCCGTTCCGATGTGTCCGGTGCACAATTGGGAACAGCCAGTATTTCTGAACATTACCGCGCCCGTTGATTTACAGTATCAAAGTAGGTTCGACGATCCGGAGAACGGTGTCCCGTTGGGACGCAAACTCGAAAGTCAAAAAGGTGAG CAATACTAA
- the LOC119071878 gene encoding membrane-bound transcription factor site-1 protease-like isoform X2: MRLVFMCSVKSVLVLFLLISIGSGSENRQTYNETAESNSDCCNSTTHRIEVGFTTQIIQNEYIVAFNGYHKAAVRENYLKSALNGSSIVNWKVLPRINPASDYPSDFDVVLLEETEPNTGLVLLKKHFSVKSVTPHRMVHRTLKYVPISKDEEVSDTQPEDVDDFEAEKLLQDLKAKLNPKADDDSDDEILSTDCTGTNCRVSHFRRGLAETENDPSVNSTKENSYQQSPGRHTNRRLLRAIPRQITSMLKADGLWGIGVTGKGIKVAVFDTGLAKNHPHFKRVKERTNWTNEKSLDDGVSHGTFVAGVIGSSKECLGFAPDAELHIYRVFTNNQVSYTSWFLDAFNYAILKKIHVLNLSIGGPDFLDHPFVDKVLELTANKVIMISAIGNDGPLYGTLNNPGDQSDVIGVGGMNFEETIAKFSSRGMTTWELPNGYGRLKPDIVTYGSQVKGSNVKGGCRSLSGTSVASPVVAGAVTLIASGAIDKIDLINPSSMKQALIEGATRLSENNMFEQGHGKLNILKSMRILFEYVPKVTLSPSYLDFTEDYMWPYNTQSLYYTSTPVIANVTILNGMGVTGKLVNTPTWHPYTTQHGNLLNISITYGEVLWPWSGWMGIHISVNENGETFEGLAQGHITLTVQSPPGPNESEPRNSTASFPIRVKIIARPPRHKRILWDQFHSLRYPPGYLPRDNLKIKSDPLDWRADHIHTNFKDMYTHLRNAGYYVEVLGSPYTCFNASLYGTLLVVDPEDEFFPEEIAKIKNDILEHELSVIVFADWYNTSVMRKIKFYDENTRQWWMPETGGSNVPALNELLREFGIALGESVLEGYFDMGSHGMYYASGTSLIRFPKIDGAIIIERDLHDQGLELLQSSDKSKAKERYPILGMLQTNKSLLNSHNFVESSFDPSNEHLSDTYKDLESNHIEKNPIINKRILLNDNGDTNENLLRFDIPDENVAAEEDENFVHQPQFLNSEELKRVNNSEQIDLTDGVLFSAAAAKKKEHLNAKRRQKEGRIVVYGDSNCLDSTHLEKPCFWLLDAMLEFTMTSHVSGLLSDLNRASKIHFRDDVPLPSRLPNNNLHLYSKVLDNQNGNKKRPVPMCPVHNWEQPVFLNITAPVDLQYQSRFDDPENGVPLGRKLESQKGEVRSLGSL, from the exons ATGCGATTGGTGTTTATGTGCTCAGTCAAATCGGTtctcgttttgtttttgttaatttccATCGGTTCGGGATCAGAAAATCGCCAAACTTACAATGAAACCGCCGAATCGAACAGTGACTGTTGCAATTCAACAACACATCGAATTGAAGTTGGATTCACCACCCAGATTATCCAAAATGAGTACATCGTAGCGTTCAATGGATACCATAAGGCGGCCGTTCGGGAAAATTATCTCAAATCAGCCCTGAACGGCTCGAGTATCGTGAATTGGAAAGTGCTACCGCGTATCAATCCAGCAAGTGACTATCCCAGTGACTTTGACGTTGTTTTGTTGGAAGAAACTGAACCAAACACCGGATtggtcttgctgaagaaacatttttccgtAAAGAGCGTCACACCTCATCGTATGGTTCATCGGACTCTTAAATATGTTCCAATATCCAAAGATGAAGAAGTGTCTGACACCCAACCGGAAGATGTTGACGACTTTGAGGCGGAGAAACTGCTACAGGACCTGAAAGCTAAACTAAATCCGAAAGCTGACGATGATTCAGACGACGAAATATTATCCACAGACTGTACTGGAACCAATTGCCGCGTCAGCCACTTCCGAAGAGGTCTAGCAGAAACCGAAAATGATCCCAGTGTGAACAGCACAAAGGAAAATAGTTACCAGCAATCGCCTGGTCGACATACGAATCGTCGATTATTGCGAGCGATTCCACGTCAAATTACATCAATGCTGAAAGCAGACGGATTGTGGGGAATCGGCGTTACTGGCAAGGGTATCAAAGTCGCAGTATTTGACACCGGTCTGGCTAAAAATCATCCTCATTTCAAAAGAGTCAAAGAGCGCACGAATTGGACTAACGAAAAATCTCTGGACGATGGTGTAAGCCATGGAACATTTGTGGCTGGTGTTATCGGATCATCCAAGGAATGTCTTGGATTTGCTCCGGACGCTGAGCTTCACATTTATCGCGTGTTTACGAACAATCAAGTTTCGTATACGTCGTGGTTTCTGGATGCCTTCAACTACGccattttgaagaaaattcatgtgCTTAATCTGAGCATTGGTGGCCCGGATTTTTTAGATCATCCGTTCGTCGATAAAGTCCTAGAATTGACAGCCAACAAAGTCATAATGATCTCTGCCATTGGAAACGACGGTCCATTGTACGGTACGCTGAACAATCCAGGCGATCAAAGTGATGTTATTGGTGTCGGTGGAATGAATTTCGAAGAAACCATCGCCAAATTCAGTTCCAGAGGGATGACAACGTGGGAATTGCCGAAT GGCTACGGTCGTTTGAAACCAGACATTGTAACGTATGGCAGTCAAGTGAAAGGAAGTAATGTCAAAGGAGGCTGCCGATCATTGTCTGGTACATCAGTTGCATCCCCAGTTGTAGCTGGTGCAGTGACACTAATAGCTAGTGGTGCTATAGAcaaaat TGACCTAATCAATCCGTCATCAATGAAACAGGCGCTGATTGAGGGAGCAACGCGACTAAGCGAAAACAATATGTTCGAACAAGGACATggaaaattgaacattttgaaaagCATGAGAATCCTGTTCGAATACGTTCCGAAGGTGACGCTGAGTCCGTCGTATTTAGATTTTACGGAAGATTATATGTGGCCATATAACACGCAATCATTGTATTACACAAGCACACCGGTCATCGCGAACGTAACCATTTTAAATGGAATGGGTGTGACTGGCaaattg GTGAATACTCCTACTTGGCATCCATACACAACACAGCATGGCAATTTGCTGAACATTTCGATCACATACGGTGAAGTATTATGGCCTTGGTCGGGTTGGATGGGAATTCATATTT CTGTCAATGAAAATGGTGAAACATTCGAGGGACTGGCTCAAGGTCACATAACTCTAACAGTCCAAAGTCCTCCAGGTCCGAACGAATCCGAACCACGTAACAGCACTGCTAGCTTTCCGATTCGTGTCAAAATAATAGCCAGACCGCCGCGTCACAAACG AATTCTGTGGGATCAATTTCACAGTCTTCGATATCCACCGGGATATTTGCCCAGAGACAATCTAAAAATCAAATCGGATCCGCTGGATTGGCGAGCCGATCATATACACACGAATTTTAAGGACATGTACACGCACTTGCGTAATGCTGGCTACTATGTTGAAGTATTGGGTAGTCCATACACGTGTTTTAATGCATCATTGTATGGGACGTTGTTGGTTGTGGATCCGGAAGATGAATTCTTTCCGGAAGAGATCGCCAAAATCAAAAACGACATTTTGGAGCACGAATTGAGTGTGATTGTGTTTGCCGATTGGTACAACACCAGTGTGATGAGGAAGATCAAATTCTATGACGAGAACACGAGGCAATG GTGGATGCCTGAGACCGGCGGCTCAAATGTACCAG CACTAAACGAACTGTTACGTGAATTCGGTATTGCGCTAGGCGAATCTGTCTTGGAGGGATATTTTGACATGGGTTCGCATGGTATGTACTACGCAAGTGGCACCTCATTAATTCGGTTCCCGAAAATTGATGGTGCAATTATTATCGAACGCGATCTGCACGATCAAGGCCTTGAA cTGTTGCAGAGTTCGGATAAATCAAAGGCCAAGGAGCGTTATCCAATACTTGGGATGCTGCAAACCAACAAATCATTGCTGAACAGTCACAATTTTGTCGAGTCAAGTTTTGACCCGAGCAACGAACACCTTAGTGACACCTACAAAGACCTGGAATCCAATCACATCGAGAAGAATCCCATAATCAACAAACGAATTTTGCTCAATGACAATGGTGACACAAACGAAAATCTTCTGAGATTCGATATACCCGACGAAAATGTCGCGGCTGAGGAGGATGAAAATTTCGTGCATCAACCGCAGTTTTTGAACAGTGAAGAACTGAAGCGGGTCAATAATTCCGAGCAAATTGACTTGACTGACGGTGTTCTGTTTTCGGCCGCCGCTGCCAAGAAGAAAGAACATTTGAATGCCAAACGGAGACAGAAAGAAGGTCGAATCGTTGTGTACGGTGACTCAAACTGTTTGGACTCAACACATTTAGAAAAACCGTGTTTCTGGCTATTGGATGCTATGCTTGAGTTTACCATGACCTCACATGTTTCTGGATTGTTAAGCGATTTGAATCGAGCCagcaaaattcatttcagaGATG aCGTACCACTACCATCACGATTGCCCAACAACAATCTTCATCTGTATTCCAAAGTGCTGGACAATCAGAACGGCAATAAAAAGCGGCCCGTTCCGATGTGTCCGGTGCACAATTGGGAACAGCCAGTATTTCTGAACATTACCGCGCCCGTTGATTTACAGTATCAAAGTAGGTTCGACGATCCGGAGAACGGTGTCCCGTTGGGACGCAAACTCGAAAGTCAAAAAGGTGAGGTACGTAGTTTGGGCAGCTTGTAG